In one window of Drosophila innubila isolate TH190305 chromosome 2L unlocalized genomic scaffold, UK_Dinn_1.0 4_B_2L, whole genome shotgun sequence DNA:
- the LOC117781003 gene encoding microfibril-associated glycoprotein 4-like — protein MWHKLFCIIYIINTLTSAANGIHISEYNETRLILEMNSQISELRTVQEHQNKLIEELFKATDLQVLKAEQERQGKLIEDLVKATDIQNRQEKLIDGLVKATDIQSLKAELEEQKRDGADKDSKIKFLTEELARLSKLMGDLNKQFNNQSLRVKQKEQKMVIEEVVKESDKDNLKPQTVNCTGAKSNGIYEILLSKFSSQPLKVACDAVTQGGGWTIILRRMGGSEDFYRNWTEYKKGFGDLSGEFFLGLDKIHALTTERKQELLVVLQDDKGNEVFEKYAEFAIGNEDQQYILHTLGKAGGSAGDSLSYHLGSKFSTYDRDNDNHNRNCAELFTGGWWYFKCHFSNLAGNYNGNRYGAGVNWHSFKGMGYSLKRAVMMIRPKK, from the exons ATGTGGCACaaactattttgtataatctatataataaatacattaacgTCGGCTGCGAATGGAATACATATTTCCGAATATAACGAGACGAGATTAATTCTGGAAATGAATTCCCAAATATCTGAGTTGAG aACGGTACAGGAACATCAAAATAAGTTGATTGAGGAACTCTTTAAGGCAACGGATCTTCAAGTACTGAAAGCGGAACAGGAACGACAGGGGAAACTAATAGAAGATCTTGTTAAGGCAACGGATATTCAGAATCGTCAGGAAAAGTTAATAGACGGACTAGTTAAGGCAACGGATATTCAAAGTCTCAAAGCGGAACTAGAAGAACAGAAGAGAGATGGAGCTGATAAGgattcgaaaattaaattccttACAGAGGAGCTGGCGCGTCTGTCAAAACTAATGGGTGatcttaataaacaatttaataatcaatCTCTTAGAGTGAAGCAGAAAGAACAgaaaatggtgatagaagaaGTTGTTAAGGAATCGGATAAAGACAATTTGAAGCCCCAAACTGTCAATTGTACCGGTGCCAAGTCTAACGGGATTTACGAAATACTGCTGTCGAAATTTAGTAGTCAACCTTTAAAAGTTGCCTGTGATGCAGTTACTCAAGGAGGCGGATGGACGATTATCCTGAGGCGTATGGGTGGAAGTGAGGACTTCTATCGGAATTGGACCGAATATAAAAAAGGATTTGGAGATTTGAGTGGCGAATTCTTCTTGGGACTTGATAAAATACACGCTTTGACGACAGAGAGGAAGCAGGAATTACTTGTAGTCCTACAGGACGACAAGGGAAATGAAGTTTTTGAGAAGTATGCGGAATTTGCCATCGGAAATGAGGATCAGCAATATATCCTACACACTCTGGGCAAGGCCGGTGGATCTGCGGGTGATTCACTCTCATACCATCTTGGCTCTAAATTTAGCACCTATGATCGAGACAATGATAATCACAATAGAAACTGCGCCGAACTATTCACTGGCGGCTGGTGGTACTTTAAATGTCACTTTAG CAACTTGGCGGGAAACTATAATGGTAACCGCTATGGCGCGGGCGTCAATTGGCACTCTTTTAAGGGTATGGGTTACTCCCTCAAGAGAGCCGTCATGATGATCAGGCCCAAGAAGTGA